AATTTCCTATTAAATGAAGGTGtcctctaaatgaaaaaaaaaagttagtgtaCTAAACTTTGTTCAGGGAAAGGTACAAGAATATGCAAATTGTGATGGTGACACTGGAAAGGCAAAATATTTCCCAGATTCCCCAATTTCTGTTTATTATACATAATGTGCTGTTGAAGACATAGCTCTATGTAGCTGGAATCTGTGGCAGTCCAAATTCATCCACCAGTACACCATcctggagagggaaaaaagatctCTTAATGCCATGTtttcaaattatataaaatatttatgaccaATCAGCCAAAAACTCATTTCTAAAAATTCATGAAGCGAAATAAGCAATCCACAATCATTAAGGAGGGAAACAGAGAACGTTTTacacagagaaatggaaaaatgaggtAATGAGGAACCAATAAAAGGATTCACAGaagggaaacagaagaaaatagagaaaggcTAGAACAGAGAacgggaggaaaaggaagaaagataaccagaaaacaaaaaagaaatagctgGAAAAGAGAGTCTAATAGtataaaagagaagagatagtcttctattttaatatcttatttatttaaagagatacatacatgcatgcactcATGCACACatactctctgtctgtctctctgtctctgtccatctgtctgtctctcacactTCCCCCTACTCCCCCAAGAGAAGCATATTCCTTTCTTGGTCCCCTGAATCATCCTGGCTTAACTCATCAAAAGTAGAACACACTATAGTTGAGAATGACATCCTGCAATACCTCGATTAATAATAAGTACGGATTCTAGTGATTCAACTTGTATACAAGgttggaaaatggaaaaacatcAGGAGGAAGAAGGGTTTGTGATAGCCATGCTCTAGGGCAAAAAGTCGGAATTTTAGGCCCAGGATACAAGTTCCTCTCCATGAAGAATTAGGtatttaaggggcagctaggaagctcagtggactgagagctgggcctggagacaggaggtcttgcattcaaatctggcctcagacacttcctagctatgtgctctgggcaagtcccttgacccccattgcctcgctgctcttctgccttaaaaccaatacacagtactgattctaagacagaaggtagattttttaaaaattaggtatTTAGAAGACAAAGCTGGGCCCATCCCCCCATTTATCCTAtataaaagggaggaaggagctaTCTTTGAAGACTAATGATTGTTCCTTGACCCTATGTCCCATTGTCTCTcctttaggaaaaaagaaaaactaaactcACAGTAGTAATTCAGGCCCCTCTTCAGTTCTCACCACCTGACTGATGATGCCTTGAAATCCCTCATTATGAACTAAAGCTTTTTAACATACAATGTGAAATTTAAAACTTCACAAATAGCACATGGGGAAATTCATTTACACTTTAATAAATCCCGTAACTCTTCAGTACGTGTAAATGACATATaaaatgagaggcagaaaagagtaGACGTGGTACTGatctgaagtcaaaaagacctgggttctaatctccgACCTACTCCTTATATGACTttagaaaagtaatttaaaatctcctggcctgtttcctcacctataaaatgaggggatcgGAGCTGACACCTAAGGTAGCATCTTCCAACTCTTAAGTCTGTTCCTATGTAAAGGCTATGAACTTATTAAAAAGGATTCACTACTGGGAAATTATCaaatgaaatgcataaaatagtcTAGTCTCTGATACACCCGAGAATACAAAGTTCAAGGGCAAGAAGTCTTTTATTAAACAAGAACGGAAGGAAACTGGACAGCATATAGGAGCAGCAACAATAACAGATGCTGAACATTAACTCAGCAGTAAATCCCCAAAGGGTAAAGGAGCCCAATATAAAATACAGATGATTTGACATActtgaattatatttatatatatgtatatatataagatatataaaaattatcttCTATTTCATAGTTTTCCAACTGTCAGACACTTTATAACTTAGTACCAACACCAATTGATGTTTTGCCTCTAAATTTATAAATTCTTTTGATGATGCTGGGCTCATTTTACATCCCTTCATGCAAACCTTCCAATGTTTTTTATGGCATAGTAACCTACAACTATTATCTTATTTGTACCAAAATGtatttaaccattctccaatataaaacataaaaattcgCTCTACTAAAATGTTAGAGAATGGAAGGTCCATCTCCAACTATGGATTAGGTGGTAAATTTATAGCTATGACCAAGCGAATCTGACAACATAATAAACTAAGTTACTTCAACTATATAAAAAGATGTTTTTGGACAAATAACTGCAGttggaatgagaaaaaaaaaaggacttgaatGTGGGGGTAGGGACTGATCAAAACATTGCTGATTAAAGTCCTACTAAGCATACAAAATCTAGAAGTAATTGATACAAACCTATAATATTAGAAGCCATTCTCCAAAAATATATAAGTCAAAGAATAtattttcaagagaaaaataatcagaatGCTAATAAGCAGAGAAATAGCAAATCAAAAAACTCATTATCAACTAAATATCCTGAGATATCAATCTCGTAGCCATTGAAGTGGCAAACATCATAAGGGTATAAAGGCACTATTTTGTAGGATGTTTGAAAATAGGGAAATTAATTGAActactggtggaactgtgaattggtctaatgattttggaaaaataatttaacacGACTCAAGAAAAATTACAACATTGCTCATTGATCCAGTAACTCCATTATTAGGTTAATGCCCTTAGGGAATGcactaacaagaaaaaaaaatctctacctttaaaaatattcaatccTGTAcatttaaaattggaaaaaattggaaacacCGTGTGCCCAAGAACTAGGGATGGGTTAAATAAACTGTAAGAGCAACTAACATATACAATTATGGAAAAGAAGACAAATTTAAATTGCAACACAACTTGGATTAAAAAAACCCACAcaggttgttttttcttttaataaaacgaacaaattaaaatgtTAGGATGCACAGCATCAGTTGTAATTACTCTTTTGTGCTGTTATAACCTTGTGGATTCAATTAGCAACTATATGCAGGTGATTTCCTGGATCTAGATATCCGTCTATATTCTCTGTCCTGAGTTCCAGTACCATAGCACCCATTTTTGTCAGACTTTTGTCTCTTCTGTAGTATGGCAACTTTTTGTAGTAGTGGCTGATGGCAGGAAACTCCCATGTTGTTGCACCTGTCCTACATGCTTGTAGGCTATAAGCTACCTCAATTGGATCTTGATAGTGAATCAAGGACTTgttatgattttaatttatattaagatttatatacatgtgtttttgattttaatattttttaaatttcctctctcctcttgttTTTGGGAGAATTGGTTCATATGTTATTttatgctttaagaaaaaaattaatcaatgtAACTTAAAGCTTAGCCATCCATCCTGTGTCAATTCTATTGTTGGCGTGGGGATTGTGTAATTACCCTAAAAGTCCAGTCTGAGgtctttttaaagcaattttaggaaaagataatCACTAATACCCTGGACCAAGAAAGCAGGTCTTCTAGAGAAGATGCTGTAAGGATGCTTGCAAAAATCAAACCTTGCCTTACCAGATTTTGAACGAACTTTGGCTCTAATGAACTGAGCTGAGGGGGGTTGAACCCCCCACTTATCTTGATTGTAAACACTAATGCCAAAAAGGTGAATGCGCCCAATGACTCTTTGTCAATgacctatcaatcatttttcttttttctctctcctttctttaaatGATCTAAATTGTCCTAATTCCCGCCATGAAATGGGCGCCATCTCTTCTGCTCTTTGTACCCTGGCGAGCGAATCTTAGACGTAAAGGAACCACATTTTggatgattcactggggagagcCGCATGGTGATCGCCCAGAGAACCGAGTGGGGACACTGACTACGCTGGTCTCCCGAAGAATCAGAGGTGGGGCACTGCGTGAATTAGAGGTCTAGAGGCCCAGGCCAATCCCGGACTCAACACGTGCCCGATGGCCTGCCGTGACGGCGGCACCTCGGAGGCCCGCTAGCACGACGTGTGAAAGTCGCTGGCCAACGGCTTGCGTCTTCAATGGCCCCGTCCACGTGGGACCAAGTCCCAAGCCTTTCACCCCTGCTGCAGCCACTGTCCCAAGAAACAAGTGGAACAGTCTTCTCCTGCGTCCCCTGCACTAGGGGCGCCGCTCCACGCGTGGAGTGGACATTTCCTTAGCCCCTGACGGACTGGAGCCTGGCGGTTGCTCTCTGGCTGAGACAATGTGACCAGGGGGGCTGCCTGACCTGTGACAGCTTCCTGAACCGCCGGTGACTCCCAAAGGCGAATGAGCAGCCCAAGAGGGCTTGGCGAGCCCCCACCAAAGGCGACAGACAGCCCTCCACCACTGGACGTTAGCTGGCGGGGGAGGAGCTCTTCCCGGAGCTCCAGGGACAAAGGTGAATGATGTGTGCGTTACACAACCAGCAAGGTTTCTGTTTCAACGTTAGACACCAAATGACAAAGAAACCATCACCAAGAGCGGAAGACGAGGCGCGTTCCAGGCAACGCCGACTTGGGGCGCGCGCTTTAGTCTCCTAATGTTCCTCCCGAGCTCGGCGATCTCGGGGACTTGGGAGTTCAGCTGCAGCCCAGCCGATCCCTAAGAGAGATGCCCAGTCATCCCTCAGACGTGCGACGTTTCCAGGCTGGGAGTATCAGCGTGGCCTCATCTGTGGTACGACACTACAAGAAGACTGAACTACCCTGAACCCGAGCTTGGAGGAAGAGACTAGAACTCATCTTCTCACCCGGACACCTTCATAACtgcctctccttttttaaatcctttacttctgtcctagaatcaatactgttctaaggcagaagaccggtcagggctaggcaatgggggctaagggactggcccagggtcacctagctagggagtgtctaaggccagagttgaagccaggacctccttctctaggcctggccctccatccacggagccacccagctgcctcccctaATTGCCGTTCAAATTCTCAGGGCTGAGGGTCAAgaataaaatcttattttcatGTTAAAACCAACAACGTCCCCACCTTGTTTTTTGCATCACTGGGAACACCTTCGGGAATTGCTGGTGCAGATGCCGCCTCGTCTAAGTAAGAGCTGTCTTCGTCCGCTAGCAGCTCATCCCCCAGGGCGTCCAATTCTGAAAGAAAACCAGCCAACTCTGTCTTAACTAGACAATTTTCGACAAAAATTTACTTGAGAAATCAGGTAACTTTTGGCAAGTGTAAAGAGACACGAGAGACTCAAAcgcattcattcatttgttccagCCGAAAGTCTATGAGATTCACCTGGATCCTTGATTCCAGGGGCTCGGGAGTCTCTTCCAGGGACGCAGGAAGCAACCTATCCAATTCCTGAGATGAATACAAACTTAGATAATCATCAGGATGACACGGACAGCAACGCTTGCTGGATGGGCTACTTCTGGAGCAGTGTGACATCAATTGTGAACTACATGTCTATTTCACTGCAGGAAAACTGGATTAAGGAAAACTGAACTTCAATGATGAATATAGAGGAACATATTTTAAAGCTCATGTAGTTCAGAGTTCATCTAATTCAATaccaccattttacagacgaggaaatgatttttttttttaaattaaaaacccttaagagtggtaagggcgagacaatgagggttaagtgacttgcccagggtcacacagcgaggaagtgtttgaggtcacatttgaacccaagacttcgtgtctctgagtctgactctcgatccactgagccacccagcttccccttaagGACATGAttgttaaatgtcttgcccataTGTGACATACAGTACATTCAAGCCCCAACTTAATGCAGTTAGAACACATAAATCCTTTCTCTGCCTGAGTAAAGATGATCTGAAAACCAGATATATTGCAGGTTGCTCATTTCTTCCAGGGACTGTAGAATGAAGTGTTAGAGAAAGTGGCTCAATCTTGAGTAAAAGTATCAAATATGCAGCCTGCAATATTGTCAAGTTTGGCCCATAGcagattaaaaattttaagtgagaaatagttaacaaaagaaaaatataattaaacaaagaaggggcaggtaggtggtacagtggatagagtgccaagtctggagttgagaagacctgagttcacatctggcctcagataccttctagctgtgtgaccctgggcaagtcacgtatccccatttacctagctcttgcccttctatcttaagagttgttacaaaggcagaaaaggttttttttttttttaaataaaaacccttattttccgtcttggagtcaatactgtgtattggctccaaggcagaagagtggtaagggctaggcaatgggggtcaagtgacttgctgcCAAGAAAACATTTCATTGCTTATAACCTGTTTCCCACAGAATGTTCTGATTGAACCCTATTCTGTGACACCATTGTACCTTCTGAGTCCTCCACTCCTTGCATGCTAACCCAACTTATTTTGCTACCAGTAAATATAAAACTACCTTTTGAGcttgaattttatttaatcatctcAATACTCCATTGTGTGAAGTCTTCTACTCTCACTttttaattctctaaaacataAGTGAAGGAGAAGTTATTAAATTAACACGTTTAGaatttttacagttaagaaaactgttAACAGAATTTGTTGCTAAAGACAAGGGACCAATGCAAAGCTGAAGTTTTAAGTAGGATTTTATTCCATAAATTCAATAGCACCTTTTTTCCCCTGAACAATTCAAAAATAACTgccataaagggaaaaaagaaaccttAGTAATTCTTTGGATTCACATTGAAATCATCTTCTAGAGGATAACAATTAGGACATCCGTTCTAGAAGCCCAGTCAGTGTTTGTACTGGAGACTCCCATccctttccacccttctttccAGAGACTATGTGGAATGTGCTCTTTGAGGTGTATGACGATAAGTTGGGTTAGCATGCAAGGAGTGGAGGACTCAGAAGGTACAATGGTGTCACAGAATAGGGTTCAATTAGAACAAATGGACAAGAAAGGGAATAACTCAGGAGAAAATGCAAAATTATCAGTTaaaagaagtaataataataatcattataaattatatttgcaaagtgctttgaatTTTGTAAATTTTCCTCACATAGCCCTATGAAACAGGTAATACAaatactattatcatccccattttatagttttacAGGGGATggaactgaagcctagagagattaagtgacttgctcggggtcacaaagctaatgtaAAACTAAGATTCAAATCTGGGTCTCTCCTTTATGTAGGAGCCACATTCCTTCCATTATTCAATACCTCCAGCTGGTAACAATGTTTTGAATAAAGGTGGtggttggggggttgggggggggagatgaTGGAAAATAGCttagagaaagaatgaaatataaagtAGAATGGTAAAGGAATCcatagaaacaaaaaaggaaagcatttcaTGGAATAAAGAAGTTGAAAGGGGCTAGAATTTCCATGTCCTACTCCCTGTCTAATGCAGGGATCCCCCTGACATTCCTCAGATTGGCATCTTGGCCTCTTtccagattatttcttttttcctttctttctattttactgaTTCTGAAGGAAAGGAAACTGAACAGACAAATAGGGACAGGAAGAAGAAAGTCTGTCCTTACAGAAAAGGCAGGAAAGGACTAACCAATGAGGATGTATGAAAACAACCTTGCTGGTTCTCAGAGGCACTTGCTTCCTTAATTCTTTATGAGTTTCAGTTAATGAGAGCTAAGTGGAAGATTAACTCAAATTCCTAACATTTCTGTTTCACATTATCTTTCCCTTGAATACGCTCATAATTGCTGCCCTTTTCTTGTGGGAAATTAGAAGCCCCAAGCATTAAACGGAAAGGGCCAGAAACAACTGATACCATTACTTACCTGCCTCTAAGTCATCTTCATCAATCTCTGGAGTTCCATAACTCCGACTCAGAGCCTCTTGGATTTCATTTGCATCTTCCATCATATCTTCTAACTGGTCTTGtatatcctaaattaattttttgaaagTATTTACTCACAAATTACTTTTTTCCTGTACCCTCTCCCCTCAATTTTGAGAAAATGACCAAATTTTTCTTCCACCAGAGAGTGCTTTGGTTGTTAGCAGGAGCTACTCTAAAAGTTTGTTCAGAGAAGTTCAGTGATcaagagaaaattaaatggggaaaaaaatggagagaaggaaagccCCAGAGAAAGtgttggtaaaaaataaaaagaagagaacacTTAAAGAGCTGTAAACAGTGCAGAAAATATCACAAACAACAGTAACAAAGAGCTTGGTTCACACTTAAAATAGGAGGAATTATGTGGGTAAATATGCTAATTCTCTCAATTAAACTTGAGTGTCTTCCTCAAGCTTTATTTTAAGAGGAAGCTTAGATTAAACATATACATTAAGTAAAAGGCTGGCAACCCTTGATTATCTAAGTTAATGGATGAAAGCAGGATCTGAATAATCACCAAAAAAGTAATTGCCACAAGAGGCAGTAGGAAGTTAGACTCCTTTCAGAGCAAAGAAGTCAGGGTAAAACTGCTGGGTAGCACTgataaaagaggaagaataagggcttcttaatcttttttgttccACGGATaactttgtcaaatgtttttaaataaataaaaacaaaatggggtTATAAAGGAAACTTACtgtattgaaatatagttatcaaaaaattcacagttccatgtccaaagggcactaaaagactgtctgccctttgatccagccatagcactgctgggtttgtgccccaaagagataataaggaaaaagacttgtacaagaacattcatagctacactctttgtggtggcaaaaaattggaaaatgaggggatgcccttcgattggggaatggctgaacaaattgtggtatatgttggtgatggaatactattgtgctcaaaggaataataaagtggaggaattccatggagactggaacaacctccaggaagtgatgcagagcgaaaggagcagaaccaggagaacattgtacacagagactgattcattgtggtacaatcgaatgtaatagacttctccatacgtggcaatgcagtgatcctgaacaacccagagggttacaggagaaaaaaacactaaccacatccagaggaaaaactgtgggagtaaaaacactaaagaaaaacaactgcttaacgacatgggtcgaagggatatggttggggacgtagactctaaatgaacatcctagtgcaaataccaacaagatggaaatgggttctgatcaagaacacatgtgataccattGAAatgtggaataatttttaaaattattaaataaaaataaacagaaaaactaggcttatgtgtaaaatataaaactatataaagaGTTCTTGTGGAGATGGTGGAGGGTTTCTGGGGAGCAGTTTGAAGAGTTATTCTTGGAAAAAGTAAAGAAGGAAtcagcaaaatttaaaaacaaaagaagagaaaaaataaagagcgAATGCTCTGATTCCTGAAAACTGGTATGGCAAGACAGTCCTATAGATTCAGCATTAGAGCTGTCCATGTTagtgaacctatggtacatgtgccaaagacggctgctctcttccccctttctacACCTGCCTGAGGACCTTtttcacatgacctgcccctctgtctagcagcccaatgggaacacctCCTGTGATTTTTATCGCAcacaaaattgtgcacacccacactacacaggcatgtgctagtcaatgacaaatcagaaataactaactgcccacctgggctgtcctaagccaagcttaggCACGTGTGAGGcccaggaagtgaggtagagaacagcctctggagttcgctcacttcctgtagacagggctaGGTGCCAGTTTGTTCTAGGAGctcgagcagggaggaggcccgcaggcagctttccttcggatcagtcacatgagtgaaaaggactgattcccttccttgccttggccttccaaggcctaaactccctctggctctgccacaaggttgagttaacctcttccctttccccttctttccttttctcccactCCTTCGTTCTTACTCCCGTTGTAATTAAACTATTATAGAgattcattctgacttgagtgtttcattttaggaatttcataagtgaattccttggcgaccttaaattaatatatatcagtcttttaaagtgatttcaatatcataCTCCCTGTCTGCGGTAAAGGGGCAGCTCATATGTGGCACTTTGGgttctctgtctctaaaaggttcaccatcactggtctagggtgAAACTGTTCTTACCACCATTAAAATCTTCCTGTTATAGataacataaagacaaaaaacacTGACAAATGTCTATATTTCCAGAAAGGAAATCTCAACTCCTTCCAGGTCAGGAAtacattgcttttcttttatagaTAGCTGCTTAGACTATGAAGTTGAAAACTGAACACTTAGCTGAAAAGTTATTGAATTGTAATTCAAATGAAAAGTAATTGAAAGTAATTCAAGTTAATATAATTCCTTCATTCCCTCTGAAATAAAATTCTACTTTAGTGATTTAACAATGTCATTATTAAAAATACAAGAGTTAACACCTCTTTGGACTATTCTGACAAAAAAATAGTACAATCTTACCTCAATTTGGTCAATCTTGACTTGCTTGTatgctttcttcatttcttttacaCCTAATTTCATAGCATCCACCTAGAAAGATAAAAAGTTTTAAGTACATGTGATGGTTCACCTAGATTCAAACATTTTTACaacatgattttatttattaCCGTTGTTTTGGTGTCTTTCAGTGACTGGATAGTATAATTTGCTTGTTCCATATTAAAAGACTGTTGTGAAAGATTGTCCCGTTGTTGTTCATACCTATTTACATTCAAGGAAGAATGTCAAACATGAGTCAATATTGAGGTCCAGCTAttccaaatcaattaattaaataaaattttcaaaaaaaaagaggtcGAGAAGAAAAAAGTCACTATTAATTATTATACTGTatgatattatttattatcattgcTATTTAAGCAGTCATTATTAAAACTGGAAATAGAAGTTGCCACGTCGTCTGCTTATTTCCAAAGATTTAGCAAAGTCTGCTATGCTTAATTCCCACAAGCAGAAGAGAATCTTGTCTGTCAGACATATCAAATCAATTCATCAACTCCATAATCTGTGGAGATTCAACCTGTATCACAGAGGTCAATCTTACTTCTCTCTGTTCCTACCCCCAATCCTAAGGAaatgtttcttctctttctccaactGTTGTTGCCTGAGAAAAGCAATGCCCTCAAAGACCCTTTCCACCTGGCTTTAAGACCTCATCCCACCTCTCTCATATCCAGTGGAAACAATTGCTTTAGGATCTTTTCTTATTCTCTACTTCTTTTCATGGAGCACCTATCCTCCCTAGAAAGTATTTGAAACACACTTCCAACTATTACATGTCCCTGATTATTTCCATTAATCcatattctaataataataatttatgcctactatatgccaggcactttacaattatttaacaattagtatctcatttgattttcacaacaaccctggaaggtaggtgctagtatgatccccattttacagatgaggaaactgaggcaaagaggttatgtgacttgctccaggtcacactgctagtaaatgttggaggccagatttaagtACTTGGGTCTTCttatgctctatctactatggtACCTTGCTGCTCCTCTAGGTACTTTTACCATTTAAGCCCTTTGCCCCCCTTATAAGAGCTTCTTTAGCAGCTAAGCTGGATAAGgctgaggagagggaggagagtccCTGTTGTGTTATAACCTGAGGGGGAATGTGGCACTGGAATTTTTTTTGAGGGTCTAAAGGATAACAAGTAAAAATAATGGAAGTTTATATAGTTTACATATTGTTTTAAAGTTACAAAGTGCTTAAAATACAAAGATACATTATCTGAGTCACATACTATGAGGTAGgttattattatcaattattattatgctcataaggaaactaaactcagagaggttaagtgacttggctgcCTATGACCTATGACATATGCCTATGACATAACTAGTGGCAGAGAGGTGATCTGAACCTAAGATTTCCTGGGCCTGATAATTTATTACCTAGGTTGGTAgttttcaaactttttggtcaCAGAATttctttatacttaaaaaaagttattgaatACCTCAAAAAGCTTTTGTGTATATGGGTTATATCTACCAATCTTTCCTGTGTcaaaattttaaatgtctttattattatattttcctattATTATGAAAAAGTTTGCCCTC
The window above is part of the Monodelphis domestica isolate mMonDom1 chromosome 7, mMonDom1.pri, whole genome shotgun sequence genome. Proteins encoded here:
- the CHMP5 gene encoding charged multivesicular body protein 5; this translates as MNRFFGKAKPKAPPPSLTDCIGTVDSRAESIDKKISRLDSELVKYKDQIKKMREGPAKNMVKQKALRVLKQKRMYEQQRDNLSQQSFNMEQANYTIQSLKDTKTTVDAMKLGVKEMKKAYKQVKIDQIEDIQDQLEDMMEDANEIQEALSRSYGTPEIDEDDLEAELDALGDELLADEDSSYLDEAASAPAIPEGVPSDAKNKDGVLVDEFGLPQIPAT